The following coding sequences are from one Candidatus Bathyarchaeota archaeon window:
- a CDS encoding glycosyltransferase: MNKEEPLVSVVIPTYNSQKYLEKCLKSIVNQTYENVEIIVVDNNSTDNTKRIARKYTSKIFSRGPERSAQLNYGIKKAEGKYVYRVDSDFLVEPQVIEEAVKKCIEEGYDAICVHNTSNPTVGFWSKIRKLERDCYKGDKLNVAARFVRKEVFEELGGFEEDLVAGEDYDFHNRLREKGFKIGNIDAEEIHMGEPRSLADIIKKHYYYGKTIEEFIKRNKYTGIKQLFPIRLAYVRNFRKFLNQPVLTLGFILYNFTRYLSAVIGLLVSKCKIK, encoded by the coding sequence ATGAATAAAGAAGAACCGTTAGTTTCAGTTGTGATACCGACATATAACTCCCAGAAGTATTTAGAGAAATGTTTGAAGTCGATAGTTAACCAAACTTATGAAAACGTTGAGATTATCGTGGTTGATAACAATTCTACGGATAATACAAAGAGAATAGCAAGAAAATATACGAGTAAGATTTTTAGCAGGGGTCCTGAAAGAAGTGCACAACTTAATTACGGAATAAAAAAAGCCGAAGGAAAATATGTTTACAGAGTTGATTCCGATTTTTTAGTCGAGCCTCAAGTTATAGAAGAAGCCGTAAAAAAATGTATAGAGGAAGGTTACGACGCTATTTGTGTTCATAATACCTCGAATCCAACAGTCGGTTTCTGGTCTAAAATAAGAAAACTGGAACGGGACTGTTACAAAGGGGATAAACTGAATGTTGCAGCACGATTTGTTAGAAAAGAGGTTTTTGAGGAACTAGGCGGGTTTGAGGAAGATTTGGTTGCAGGTGAGGACTATGATTTTCATAATCGACTACGTGAGAAAGGGTTCAAGATTGGAAATATCGATGCTGAAGAAATTCACATGGGTGAACCGAGATCTTTGGCGGATATAATTAAGAAACATTACTATTACGGGAAAACAATTGAAGAATTTATCAAACGAAATAAGTACACAGGTATAAAACAACTGTTCCCCATAAGACTGGCCTACGTACGAAACTTCAGAAAGTTCTTAAATCAGCCAGTTTTAACTCTCGGCTTCATCTTATACAATTTCACAAGGTATCTATCGGCAGTCATTGGTCTTTTAGTTTCAAAGTGTAAAATCAAATAA
- a CDS encoding discoidin domain-containing protein, with amino-acid sequence MKELKLKFRPQVTEVIIVIALFLFSLRVLTWFEYPYVIVSGDLRPPLVYEAFIKHAIYSWNEINLGVPSVYTPRILDPFNFCILSLNSFGLNLYWSEIISVLLLYFFSSMVMYAYVKELTEGNVIVAFVAAIYLTSNIYLLNDREVTAIGFIDTALTILPCSLIFLRGIKRNSYRLMVISGLLFVLTYSAFPNYRPASICLIVLGLSLLFMFKNRGLIMSFFKEKGSPRFFSISIDTSLACTYLKLLAVFLTSALFASIWVIIIVLSNFDVFSAVFTRMPTPPQIFDLKPYDVPRLIAKWSFYYDGLGEPYVPYRGIYLSDPLMIFLSYLPPLLAFASLFVSRQRKITTYYGCVAIVSLFLTSGFGLSKYGSHLYLILMDFPLLRAFREPSSWVFFVILSYSILIGVIVAALCRKLKNRRTRVVVLGLVVALFVSTSFPLITGDITRNWLNTDVKGSYFPNSYVELNNILSNEYWTILLPQRDVYVVYNFTGGVFGCGNPYPLIFSKPVIFGVGTEYLTPQDARARLIDKLYELMRMSNDNYKNVALEGKASASSVEAAGLEPSQANDGLGFGQTRWSSQVGIPQWLEIEWSQPQKLSKIHILFEATYPEAYQVQTWNGYKWIDQITVENNTSLECEHTFSEPINTTRLRLYFTKSSAFASISIWELEAYKLVRYALSLGIFGVKYAILEKNIIFGNLYPARELRMHEKKDFVLVREWDEVALFENVYSLQKLYMANNVFTYSTLEDMCTFSASSTWDILKHSAFVNATLSNELVHKTLVAPESFVWKEVSPTQYEAYVTSKGPFFLAFLENYDKHWKVYVNGKVVRETNHFQINAFANGWLIDSSGNLTITIEYETQNYLVLSIFTSITLPILLLVGKTELMKITRFIYRKLKYIRGRLGKI; translated from the coding sequence TTGAAGGAGCTTAAATTGAAGTTCCGCCCACAAGTGACTGAAGTAATAATCGTCATTGCGTTGTTCTTATTCAGCCTTAGAGTGCTCACATGGTTTGAATATCCCTATGTAATTGTCAGTGGTGATCTAAGACCACCACTAGTTTATGAAGCCTTCATCAAACACGCTATATATAGCTGGAATGAAATAAACCTCGGCGTTCCCTCAGTCTATACGCCCAGAATCCTTGACCCCTTTAACTTCTGCATATTAAGTCTCAATTCGTTCGGCCTCAATCTATACTGGTCAGAGATAATTTCTGTGTTACTGCTGTATTTCTTTTCATCAATGGTAATGTACGCCTATGTAAAGGAACTTACAGAAGGAAATGTCATAGTGGCGTTTGTGGCCGCCATATACCTAACTTCAAATATATATCTACTAAATGACCGGGAAGTGACCGCTATAGGATTTATCGACACAGCGTTAACAATCCTACCCTGTTCATTAATATTTTTGAGGGGCATCAAGAGAAACTCATATCGATTAATGGTAATTTCTGGATTGCTATTTGTTCTGACATATTCGGCATTCCCAAATTATAGACCAGCATCTATATGTCTAATCGTGCTTGGATTGAGTCTACTCTTTATGTTTAAGAACAGAGGATTAATAATGTCTTTCTTCAAGGAGAAGGGTTCACCTAGATTCTTCAGCATATCCATAGACACATCATTGGCGTGCACCTATCTGAAGCTTTTAGCCGTGTTCTTGACATCTGCTCTGTTTGCCTCCATATGGGTTATAATAATAGTCTTGTCAAATTTTGACGTGTTCTCCGCTGTTTTTACCAGAATGCCAACACCACCTCAAATTTTTGATCTGAAACCGTACGATGTACCAAGACTGATCGCTAAATGGAGCTTTTATTATGATGGTCTAGGTGAGCCATATGTTCCCTACAGAGGTATCTACTTGAGCGATCCATTAATGATATTCTTATCGTATCTACCACCTTTGTTAGCATTTGCAAGCTTATTTGTATCTAGACAGCGCAAAATCACAACTTACTACGGTTGTGTCGCAATAGTTTCCTTATTTCTGACTTCAGGCTTTGGTTTGAGCAAATACGGAAGCCACCTTTATCTCATATTAATGGATTTCCCTCTCCTCAGAGCGTTTAGAGAGCCGTCGAGTTGGGTCTTTTTTGTGATATTATCTTACAGCATTTTAATTGGCGTTATCGTTGCAGCCTTGTGCCGCAAATTAAAAAATAGAAGAACACGAGTAGTTGTACTCGGACTAGTTGTTGCGCTATTCGTTTCAACTTCATTTCCTCTAATAACCGGGGATATCACAAGAAATTGGCTTAATACCGACGTTAAGGGCTCATATTTCCCCAATTCTTACGTCGAGCTCAATAACATACTTTCCAACGAGTATTGGACAATCTTGCTACCCCAAAGAGATGTTTATGTTGTCTACAATTTTACGGGCGGCGTTTTTGGCTGTGGAAACCCCTATCCGCTTATTTTTTCAAAGCCTGTAATATTTGGGGTTGGAACGGAATACTTAACTCCCCAAGATGCACGCGCGCGTTTGATAGATAAGCTCTACGAACTCATGCGTATGAGTAATGATAACTACAAGAATGTTGCACTTGAAGGGAAAGCGTCAGCGAGTTCAGTTGAAGCTGCTGGACTCGAACCTAGCCAAGCAAACGATGGCCTTGGATTCGGGCAAACAAGATGGTCTTCGCAAGTAGGCATTCCACAATGGCTCGAAATCGAGTGGAGTCAGCCACAAAAATTATCGAAAATACACATTTTATTCGAGGCTACATACCCAGAAGCCTACCAGGTGCAGACTTGGAACGGTTACAAATGGATAGATCAGATAACTGTAGAAAACAATACTTCGCTTGAATGTGAACACACATTTTCAGAACCTATCAATACTACGAGACTCCGTTTATATTTCACTAAATCTTCGGCATTTGCTTCCATAAGCATATGGGAATTAGAAGCATACAAACTTGTTCGATATGCGCTATCTCTAGGCATATTTGGTGTAAAGTATGCTATTCTCGAAAAGAACATTATATTTGGCAATTTATATCCTGCGCGTGAGCTAAGAATGCATGAAAAGAAAGATTTCGTGTTAGTTAGAGAGTGGGATGAAGTCGCACTGTTTGAGAACGTTTATTCATTACAGAAGCTTTACATGGCGAATAACGTATTCACGTATTCAACCTTAGAGGATATGTGTACATTCTCTGCAAGTTCTACATGGGATATTCTAAAACACTCTGCCTTTGTCAATGCAACCTTATCAAATGAACTAGTGCATAAAACGTTGGTAGCACCAGAAAGCTTTGTTTGGAAGGAAGTTTCACCCACACAATACGAGGCATATGTAACATCGAAAGGCCCATTCTTTCTGGCATTTTTAGAAAACTATGACAAGCACTGGAAAGTATACGTAAATGGTAAAGTCGTCCGAGAAACGAACCATTTCCAAATAAACGCTTTCGCAAATGGGTGGCTAATAGACAGCTCTGGCAACCTTACTATAACAATAGAGTATGAAACACAAAACTATTTGGTGCTATCTATTTTTACGTCGATAACCCTACCAATACTCCTGCTTGTAGGTAAAACAGAGTTAATGAAAATCACGCGCTTCATTTATCGTAAGCTGAAATATATACGAGGAAGGCTTGGAAAAATCTGA